From a single Lolium rigidum isolate FL_2022 chromosome 7, APGP_CSIRO_Lrig_0.1, whole genome shotgun sequence genomic region:
- the LOC124675434 gene encoding F-box only protein 7-like → MELSSVASMMSLGSLAIQRTNLCSLVFRVLPKLLSYTPSSLKKLCKDVDPPQSDTIVGTLRELPQDILMDIFATLEIPDLIRAGAVCHSWHSAYTSLQSLGLYNLSQTPCLLYTSQSAGDSSAYLYSLSEKRSYKLTLPDPPIRTRCLIGSSHGWLVTVDERSEMHLVNPITCEQISLPSVITIEHVTPIFDECGLLHKYELSWHAGIYDAFDPPSIYDLDKLRDEFQLKAFVFDDTSTGSYIVVLIHNPLRQLSFAKVGADKWTWLPPYDVYDDCTYKNDILYAVRSTGDIHAFDLSGPVVTMKMITGTSDCLSTGSSYILQDPWGGLLVICRIFEDYELLPDRAPVFWKTGEIIMYEVDVVASELKEINCLNAHALFLGHNQSLCLSAKEYPSLKANHVYFTDDSFFWTIGLKNNHRDMGILNLDNNRREHLILPQLCSNFPAPIWITPDLRRLNLASEAA, encoded by the coding sequence ATGGAGCTAAGTAGCGTCGCCTCGATGATGAGCTTAGGGAGTCTGGCTATCCAGCGGACAAATCTGTGCTCCCTAGTCTTCAGAGTTTTGCCAAAGCTGCTAAGCTACACTCCCAGTTCACTGAAGAAACTATGCAAAGATGTTGATCCACCACAGAGCGATACTATCGTGGGCACATTGCGAGAGCTGCCTCAGGACATCTTGATGGATATCTTTGCCACCCTTGAAATCCCTGACCTCATACGTGCTGGAGCCGTCTGCCACTCTTGGCACTCTGCATATACCAGCCTACAAAGCCTTGGGCTGTATAACCTATCGCAGACGCCGTGCCTCCTCTATACTTCTCAATCTGCTGGTGATAGCTCTGCTTACCTCTACAGCCTCAGCGAAAAGAGATCGTACAAGTTAACTCTTCCGGATCCACCTATCCGCACTAGGTGTTTGATAGGGTCCTCTCATGGCTGGCTGGTTACTGTTGATGAAAGATCTGAGATGCATCTTGTCAATCCGATCACATGTGAACAGATTTCTCTACCTTCAGTGATCACCATCGAGCATGTGACGCCCATCTTTGATGAGTGCGGTCTtctacacaagtatgaactgtcgTGGCACGCTGGAATATATGATGCTTTTGACCCGCCATCTATTTATGATCTTGACAAGCTGCGAGACGAATTCCAGCTTAAGGCGTTTGTGTTCGATGATACATCCACAGGAAGCTATATTGTGGTGCTCATCCACAATCCATTGCGTCAGCTATCTTTTGCAAAGGTGGGGGCTGATAAATGGACCTGGCTGCCACCTTATGATGTCTATGACGACTGCACTTACAAAAATGACATATTGTATGCTGTGAGATCAACTGGAGATATTCATGCTTTTGATCTTAGTGGACCTGTTGTCACAATGAAGATGATTACGGGGACATCTGACTGTCTTTCAACTGGTAGTTCGTACATTCTTCAAGACCCATGGGGTGGTCTACTGGTTATCTGTAGAATATTTGAGGATTATGAATTACTACCTGATCGGGCACCTGTGTTTTGGAAGACAGGTGAAATTATTATGTATGAAGTTGATGTGGTAGCAAGTGAACTCAAGGAAATCAATTGCTTGAATGCCCATGCGTTATTTCTTGGGCATAATCAATCGCTGTGTCTCAGTGCTAAAGAATATCCATCTCTCAAAGCAAATCATGTCTACTTTACTGATGATAGTTTTTTCTGGACAATTGGATTGAAGAATAATCACCGTGATATGGGAATTCTCAACTTGGATAATAACAGAAGGGAGCACCTTATATTACCTCAGCTTTGCTCCAACTTTCCAGCTCCTATTTGGATTACACCTGATCTTAGAAGGCTGAACTTGGCATCAGAGGCTGCTTGA